One part of the Raphanus sativus cultivar WK10039 chromosome 7, ASM80110v3, whole genome shotgun sequence genome encodes these proteins:
- the LOC108817595 gene encoding transcription termination factor MTEF18, mitochondrial encodes MTLVRNPSRFTSLLKRVSQQLSVENPSRSFAATTSEKSSVRRTRNGIRVTPTIRKMAEEAMLDYFYSTRSLQYMVAESMSKNSPIFIENLLKKVNCVSASDINQSITKHLRFHPVNEFEPFLESSGLKPNEYTHLIPSGEIFLNELLLENHHVLCYCGVDPKKIGKIFEEARDVFGYETGVLASKIKAYEDFGFSRLFLSKLIACCPRILLGDTDMELVKVMEMLGTIGVDSDWVMKNLSEEVSYDWSSVHRALTLLRGICNDDENELDVLIKNRPRLIFENSGKWTLVLAGFETKLGASRRELYSLFQRLPQMQQVERCVSNLRRCFLFLREIEMDDGGIREVFRSHSWWIGSCTLKKTSSLLVNLKAYKTRVCKVVRENPEEMMKWTMGSKVQPLPATEVYLDSKAMKTQFLLDLGYEEDSEEMERAGKSFRGRGSELRERFNVLLSFGLDEEDVKEMVKASPNVLTQASDVLETKVKYLVEELGYPLSTLVAFPSCLKFTLERMKLRFAMFAWLKARGKADPKLAVSTLLACSDKDFARYFVSRHPDGPKHLEDLKKKQLL; translated from the coding sequence ATGACACTTGTCCGAAACCCTAGTAGATTCACGTCTCTTCTCAAACGTGTCTCACAACAACTCTCTGTAGAAAACCCTAGTAGATCTTTCGCAGCCACCACGAGCGAGAAATCCAGCGTGAGGAGGACTCGAAACGGGATCCGAGTCACTCCCACTATCAGAAAAATGGCGGAGGAAGCGATGTTAGATTACTTCTACTCCACCAGGAGTTTGCAGTACATGGTTGCCGAGAGCATGAGCAAGAACAGTCCCATCTTCATCGAGAATCTACTCAAGAAGGTGAACTGCGTCTCTGCTTCCGACATCAACCAATCCATCACCAAACATCTCAGGTTTCACCCCGTTAACGAGTTCGAGCCTTTCCTCGAGAGCTCAGGACTCAAGCCGAATGAGTACACTCATCTTATCCCTTCCGGTGAGATTTTCTTAAACGAGTTGTTGCTTGAGAACCACCACGTTCTGTGTTACTGTGGAGTCGACCCCAAGAAGATTGGGAAGATTTTCGAGGAAGCTAGGGATGTGTTCGGTTACGAGACTGGTGTTTTGGCTTCGAAGATCAAGGCTTATGAGGATTTTGGGTTTAGCAGGTTGTTTCTGTCGAAGCTTATTGCTTGTTGTCCGAGAATATTGTTAGGGGATACGGATATGGAACTGGTTAAAGTCATGGAGATGCTGGGGACCATAGGGGTTGATTCTGATTGGGTGATGAAGAACTTGTCAGAGGAGGTGTCTTACGATTGGAGCTCTGTGCATCGTGCTCTCACCTTGCTTAGAGGAATCTGCAACGATGATGAGAATGAGCTGGATGTGTTGATCAAGAACCGTCCGAGGCTCATCTTTGAGAACTCAGGGAAATGGACGTTGGTTCTAGCGGGATTCGAGACCAAGCTCGGGGCATCTAGAAGAGAACTCTACTCGTTGTTCCAGAGACTCCCTCAGATGCAGCAAGTGGAGAGATGCGTTTCGAATCTAAGAAGGTGCTTTTTGTTCCTGAGAGAGATCGAGATGGATGACGGTGGAATCCGCGAGGTCTTTCGCTCTCACTCGTGGTGGATTGGCTCGTGTACGTTGAAGAAAACGAGTAGCTTGCTGGTTAATTTAAAGGCTTATAAGACCAGAGTCTGCAAGGTGGTGAGAGAGAATCCAGAGGAGATGATGAAATGGACGATGGGGTCGAAAGTGCAACCCTTACCAGCTACAGAAGTGTACTTAGACTCGAAAGCAATGAAGACTCAGTTCTTGCTGGATCTCGGATACGAGGAAGACTCGGAGGAGATGGAGAGAGCAGGGAAGAGTTTTCGCGGGAGAGGGTCTGAGCTCAGGGAGAGGTTCAACGTCCTTTTGAGTTTTGGTCTAGATGAGGAAGATGTTAAAGAGATGGTGAAAGCGTCTCCTAACGTACTCACACAGGCGAGCGATGTGCTGGAAACGAAGGTTAAGTACCTCGTGGAGGAGCTTGGTTACCCGCTTTCGACTCTGGTGGCTTTCCCTTCGTGTTTGAAGTTCACTCTTGAGCGGATGAAGCTGAGGTTTGCCATGTTTGCTTGGCTTAAAGCTAGAGGCAAAGCGGATCCTAAGCTTGCGGTTAGTACTCTGCTCGCGTGCTCGGATAAAGACTTTGCGAGGTATTTTGTTAGCCGTCATCCTGATGGGCCTAAGCATTTGGAGGATTTGAAGAAGAAACAGCTTCTTTGA